AAAATCGGTGCCAATGCATCCGGCATCGTAACGGCATGCATCAAAAACATGGCCGATACAAAACCCATCATGACGGTCACCAGATTACCGATGACAATTGCAAATATCGAACGTAAATGATGTTGATCGGCTGTGAGGGTTTCGGCCGTCCCGGCTTCGGAACGTTTGACGTAAATCTGCAAAAACGCAAACGCAACACCCGAAAGAATGGCTATCATATTGCCGGCAAAAGCGGTTGATTTTTCCTCCTCCAAAAAGAAAAGCACCATCCCGCCGAGGCAAATAACCACCGTTAGAATTTCCGCCCGGTATATTTTTTCTTTTAAAAAAAAGTATGTGATCAGTATGACAAAAACCGGCGAGGTATATTGCATGAACACGGCATTGGCCGCCGTGGTCATTTTATTAGCCGTGACAAACAGTGAAACAGTAAAAAAATAAAAAATGGCCGTGATCAATCCGTGCCGGTTGACCGAAAAATCAAAATCAATATCCCGGGCATGACGGCGATACAAGATGTAACCTAACAAAAAAATACCCGCAATCAGCGAACGATACATCGCGATATGGACCGGCGGCAGATTGACTAATTTGATAAATAAACCCGCGCTGCTCCAACACACGGCGGACAAACAAATAAAAATAACGCCTTTGAAATACGCTGAACGCGCCATAGATAATTCCGATTTTGATTTTGGGGAATATAAAGCATTCCTTGTGATTCACAACGGTAAATTGCGCTACCGGTTTTTCGCTAAATATCTTTGTGGTAATCTGTTTTTAGTCCTTTGACGTAAGGAAAATAAATTTGACAAAAACGGGGCTTTCACATATATTGCCCGCGTTAAAAAAAAGAGCGCAACCTATGCCGGTTACACGTACCGATGTCGAAAAAATAGCTTCCCTTGCGCATTTGGAATTTTCCGATGCGGACTTGGAAA
This genomic interval from bacterium contains the following:
- a CDS encoding EamA family transporter, with translation MARSAYFKGVIFICLSAVCWSSAGLFIKLVNLPPVHIAMYRSLIAGIFLLGYILYRRHARDIDFDFSVNRHGLITAIFYFFTVSLFVTANKMTTAANAVFMQYTSPVFVILITYFFLKEKIYRAEILTVVICLGGMVLFFLEEEKSTAFAGNMIAILSGVAFAFLQIYVKRSEAGTAETLTADQHHLRSIFAIVIGNLVTVMMGFVSAMFLMHAVTMPDALAPIFGTQFTITTSDIIGLLILGIFQLGCGYLFFAAGAKYISSVEIAIYTILEPILNPIWTFLGTGEVPGFWAIIGANLIVAAMLVNTFFNKERA